In a genomic window of Gadus macrocephalus chromosome 9, ASM3116895v1:
- the igf2b gene encoding insulin-like growth factor 2b, with translation METQQRNGPLSVCHTCRRTERSMMTVKKMFSSSSALVFALAMTLYIFQGASAETLCGGELVDALQFVCEDRGFYFSRPTSRTSSRRTQNRGIVEECCFRSCDLNLLEQYCAKPAKSERDVSASALQGIPMMPPLKQEVQKKQHVNNKLSSYAVWDRKAAQRLRRGIPAILKARKFRRQAEKARAKAQEQTHRPLISLPSKLPPVLLSTDNYVSHK, from the exons ATGGAGACCCAGCAAAGAAACGGACCTCTCTCAGTGTGCCACACCTGCCGAAGAACCGAGAGGAGCATGATGACG gtgaagAAGATGTTCTCGTCCAGCAGCGCGTTGGTCTTCGCCCTGGCCATGACGCTGTACATCTTCCAAGGGGCCTCGGCAGAAACTCTGTGCGGAGGAGAGCTGGTGGACGCTCTGCAGTTCGTCTGCGAGGACCGAGGATTCTATTTCA gtcgGCCAACGAGCCGGACCAGCAGCCGGCGCACCCAGAACCGAGGCATCGTGGAGGAGTGCTGCTTCCGGAGCTGCGACCTCAACTTGCTGGAGCAGTACTGCGCAAAGCCAGCCAAGTCGGAGCGGGACGTCTCCGCCAGCGCCCTACAGGGCATCCCCATGATGCCCCCACTGAAGCAG GAAGTGCAGAAGAAGCAACACGTGAACAACAAGCTGTCCTCCTACGCCGTGTGGGACAGGAAGGCGGCCCAGCGGCTCAGGAGGGGTATCCCCGCCATCTTGAAGGCCAGGAAGTTCCGGCGGCAGGCGGAGAAGGCGAGGGCCAAGGCCCAGGAGCAGACCCACCGACCGCTCATCAGCCTCCCCAGCAAGCTGCCCCCCGTCCTGCTCTCAACGGACAACTACGTCAGCCACAAATGA